One genomic segment of Esox lucius isolate fEsoLuc1 chromosome 15, fEsoLuc1.pri, whole genome shotgun sequence includes these proteins:
- the psma3 gene encoding proteasome subunit alpha type-3 isoform X2, translating to MSSIGTGYDLSASTFSPDGRVFQVEYAMKAVENSSTAIGIRCKDGVVFGVEKLVLSKLYEQGSNKRIFNVDRHVGMAVAGLLADARSLSEVAREEASNFRSNYGHNIPLKHLSERVAMYVHAYTLYSAVRPFGCSFILGSYDQDDGPQLYMVDPSGISYGYWGCAIGKAKQAAKTEIEKLQMKDMTCRELVKEVAKIIYIVHDEVKDKAFELELSWVGEVTNGKHELVPKDVREEAEKYAKDSLEEEDDSDEENM from the exons ATGAGTTCAATCGGAACTGGG TATGACTTGTCTGCCTCAACATTTTCCCCTGATGGAAGAGTGTTCCAGGTGGAATATGCCATGAAGGCAGTAGAAaacagcag CACAGCAATTGGGATCCGATGCAAGGACGGGGTTGTGTTTGGTGTCGAGAAATTGGTTCTCTCCAAACTTTATGAACAAGGCTCAAACAAGCGCATATTCAACGTTGACCGTCATGTAGGAATg GCAGTGGCTGGACTATTGGCTGATGCACGATCCCTGTCAGAGGTTGCCAGAGAGGAGGCCTCTAATTTCAGATCCAACTATGGACACAACATACCCCTGAAG CATCTGTCAGAGAGAGTGGCTATGTACGTCCACGCCTACACGTTATATAGCGCGGTGCGGCCGTTTGGGTGCAGTTTCATTCTGGGCTCTTACGATCAAGATGATGGTCCTCAGCTGTACATGGTTGATCCCTCTGGAATCTCATAT GGTTACTGGGGATGTGCTATTGGAAAAGCCAAGCAAGCTGCCAAGACAGAAATTGAAAAGCTTCAG ATGAAAGACATGACCTGTAGGGAGTTGGTAAAAGAGGTAGCGAAAAT AATCTACATTGTTCATGATGAAGTAAAAGACAAAGCTTTTGAGTTGGAACTCAGCTGGGTTGGAGAAG TGACAAATGGAAAGCATGAGCTGGTTCCAAAAGATGTCCGGGAGGAAGCCGAGAAGTACGCTAAG GATTCTTTAGAGGAGGAAGATGACTCTGATGAAGAAAACATGTAA
- the psma3 gene encoding proteasome subunit alpha type-3 isoform X1, with protein MREGLKTQDGGIQYDLSASTFSPDGRVFQVEYAMKAVENSSTAIGIRCKDGVVFGVEKLVLSKLYEQGSNKRIFNVDRHVGMAVAGLLADARSLSEVAREEASNFRSNYGHNIPLKHLSERVAMYVHAYTLYSAVRPFGCSFILGSYDQDDGPQLYMVDPSGISYGYWGCAIGKAKQAAKTEIEKLQMKDMTCRELVKEVAKIIYIVHDEVKDKAFELELSWVGEVTNGKHELVPKDVREEAEKYAKDSLEEEDDSDEENM; from the exons ATGAGAGAAGGTTTAAAGACACAAGATGGCGGCATACAG TATGACTTGTCTGCCTCAACATTTTCCCCTGATGGAAGAGTGTTCCAGGTGGAATATGCCATGAAGGCAGTAGAAaacagcag CACAGCAATTGGGATCCGATGCAAGGACGGGGTTGTGTTTGGTGTCGAGAAATTGGTTCTCTCCAAACTTTATGAACAAGGCTCAAACAAGCGCATATTCAACGTTGACCGTCATGTAGGAATg GCAGTGGCTGGACTATTGGCTGATGCACGATCCCTGTCAGAGGTTGCCAGAGAGGAGGCCTCTAATTTCAGATCCAACTATGGACACAACATACCCCTGAAG CATCTGTCAGAGAGAGTGGCTATGTACGTCCACGCCTACACGTTATATAGCGCGGTGCGGCCGTTTGGGTGCAGTTTCATTCTGGGCTCTTACGATCAAGATGATGGTCCTCAGCTGTACATGGTTGATCCCTCTGGAATCTCATAT GGTTACTGGGGATGTGCTATTGGAAAAGCCAAGCAAGCTGCCAAGACAGAAATTGAAAAGCTTCAG ATGAAAGACATGACCTGTAGGGAGTTGGTAAAAGAGGTAGCGAAAAT AATCTACATTGTTCATGATGAAGTAAAAGACAAAGCTTTTGAGTTGGAACTCAGCTGGGTTGGAGAAG TGACAAATGGAAAGCATGAGCTGGTTCCAAAAGATGTCCGGGAGGAAGCCGAGAAGTACGCTAAG GATTCTTTAGAGGAGGAAGATGACTCTGATGAAGAAAACATGTAA